The DNA window AACATGTATAATACAAGCATTGACCATTTATCACTTATACGTGAGAGAATGTTCCTTATAGGACACATAGGATAAAGACTATCTGATAGTTTGACTTTACTCATTAGGTATGTATTTTAGCGCAGCAAAAGTAACTAATAATATTAAATTCAACGAATAATGAATCAGTCATTTGCCTTCTAAAAATATATTCCAAAAAAAGCGCTTCGTAAGTTACTCGTTTTCAACAAAGGTTTCATTGAGGTAACCATCTTACATACAAGTACCTACTTGACAATCATTTATTTAATATTTATTTTTGCAACGTAAAAGTTAGTTTAGCTTTTCGTAATTAGTATAAAAATAAATCAGCAAAAAAATGAAAAAAGTAGAAAAAATTTCTGCAGCGGGAAATTATGCAGCTGTAACAATCGGCAATTTAGATCAGTTAAGTGAACATCTGTTTGTACTTGCTCCAAGTATAGAAATTCCAGGAAAAGTTTTTGTTGGCGAGTCAGTACAAAGTACTGGTACAGAAGTATCTTTTACAGTAGTTCCTGCGGGAGCAGGTGGTGATTTTCTTCATGTTCACAAAACAAACGAAGAACTTTACATCGTATTAAAAGGTAGTGGAGAGTTTCAGGTTGACGGTAATCACTTTCCTATTTCTGAGGGTAGCGTAGTTAGAGTATCACCTGACGGCAAACGTGCATGGAGAAATACCGGAAACACTCCGCTAACAATAATATGTATTCAAAGTAAAAACGGATCGTTGAAAGATTTAGGAGTAACAGATGGAGTTATACTGAAAGAAAAAATTAGTTGGTAACACAATTATCCGGTAAATCTGATTAATTTATAATAGTAAATGCCCTCATAATAAAGAGAATAAATTTCTCCAAAATATTTGTCCAATTAAAATAGAATCAGTAATTTTGTGCCCTAATTAGTCCGCGCGGGTAAATAAGAGGTATTAAATGATTAAGATCCACCTTCCGGAGAGAACCTGTATAACAAAATATAACAGATGTACGTAATTGTAGAAATTAACGGCCAGCAATTTAAAGCAGAAGCTGGAAAAAGAATGTATGTTCACCACATACAAGACGCTGAAAACGGAGCGACTGTAGAATTTGACAAAGTATTGTTAGTTGACAAAGATGGCGCAGTGACTGTAGGAGCCCCAACAGTAGAAGGTGCAAAAGTAGTATGCGAAGTAATTTCTCACCTTGTAAAAGGCGACAAAGTAATCGTATTCCACAAGAAGAGAAGAAAAGGTTACAGAAAACGTAACGGTCACCGTCAACAA is part of the uncultured Bacteroides sp. genome and encodes:
- the rplU gene encoding 50S ribosomal protein L21 — encoded protein: MYVIVEINGQQFKAEAGKRMYVHHIQDAENGATVEFDKVLLVDKDGAVTVGAPTVEGAKVVCEVISHLVKGDKVIVFHKKRRKGYRKRNGHRQQFTELNIKEVVA
- a CDS encoding cupin domain-containing protein codes for the protein MKKVEKISAAGNYAAVTIGNLDQLSEHLFVLAPSIEIPGKVFVGESVQSTGTEVSFTVVPAGAGGDFLHVHKTNEELYIVLKGSGEFQVDGNHFPISEGSVVRVSPDGKRAWRNTGNTPLTIICIQSKNGSLKDLGVTDGVILKEKISW